A window from Clupea harengus chromosome 14, Ch_v2.0.2, whole genome shotgun sequence encodes these proteins:
- the LOC105897212 gene encoding cell division cycle-associated protein 4-like isoform X1 yields MERGRESRRALACASPQESTPQEHSMFQKGTKRKFADAGSEEEEEEEAALRSAGVGPLPGEDPVSLRMLSSYSLQRQTLLNMSLVKLQLCHMLVEPNLCRSVLIANTVRHIQEEMTYDLTWQVGAAADALSHAHTQAECLATSDLLCRSALTEEEPEQQPATPFNAVGYSEEDEDGEEEDVVVDEDGDVPLSSVASPAPFLPGKLGMSLGVGMGLGPRWQGEPMCDPEEMDGADEFGKGSGDGSADDEDEDEDVAEYDRTEAEEEDGDRLAKTTEQIFSPLFETNRPTPVPEAALEELFSDVEASYYDLDSMLTGMQGAGAGGGGVCGGGGGGSGGSVPRTGPYELLESLSSSHTQTHSQPPLNPSTGCRPDLSELDHIMEIIVGS; encoded by the exons ATGGAGCGCGGGAGAGAGAGCCGCCGTGCTCTGGCCTGTGCCTCGCCTCAGGAAAG CACACCTCAGGAGCACAGCATGTTTCAGAAAGGCACAAAGCGAAAGTTTGCGGACGCGGgcagtgaagaggaggaagaggaagaggcggcGTTGAGGAGCGCAGGCGTGGGGCCGCTGCCAGGCGAGGACCCGGTGAGCCTGCGCATGCTGTCGTCATACAGCCTGCAGCGGCAGACACTGCTCAACATGTCCCTGGTGAAGTTGCAGCTGTGCCACATGTTGGTGGAGCCCAACCTGTGCCGCTCCGTCCTCATCGCCAACACCGTCCGACACATCCAGGAGGAGATGACCTATGACCTTACCTGGCAG GTAGGGGCAGCAGCTGATGCCCTAAGCCATGCCCACACCCAGGCCGAGTGCCTTGCAACCTCTGACCTCCTCTGTCGCTCCGCCCTCACGGAAGAGGAGCCAGAGCAGCAGCCGGCCACCCCCTTCAATGCAGTCGGCTACAGCGAGGAGGATGAGGAcggggaggaagaggatgttgtggtggatgaagACGGGGACGTGCCGCTCTCCTCCGTGGCCTCGCCAGCGCCCTTCCTGCCAGGCAAGCTGGGCATGAGcttgggggtggggatgggccTGGGGCCGCGCTGGCAGGGGGAGCCGATGTGCGACCCCGAGGAGATGGATGGCGCTGACGAGTTCGGCAAAGGCAGCGGAGATGGCTCTGCCGATgacgaggatgaggatgaggacgtTGCAGAGTACGACAGGAcagaggctgaggaggaggatggcgACAGGCTGGCCAAGACTACAGAGCAGATCTTCAGCCCGCTGTTCGAGACAAACAGACCCACGCCAGTCCCCGAGGCTGCACTGGAGGAGCTGTTTTCGGATGTGGAGGCATCCTATTATGACCTGGACTCCATGCTTACAGGGATGCAGGGGGCTGGTGCTGGTGGGGGCGGTGTTTGTGGTGGGGGCGGAGGCGGATCTGGAGGTAGTGTTCCCAGGACGGGCCCCTACGAGTTGCTGGAGAGCCTGAGCTCCAGccacacccaaacccacagccaGCCGCCCCTCAACCCCTCCACTGGCTGCAGGCCGGACCTCAGCGAACTGGACCACATCATGGAGATCATCGTTGGGTCATAG
- the LOC105897212 gene encoding cell division cycle-associated protein 4-like isoform X2, with protein sequence MFQKGTKRKFADAGSEEEEEEEAALRSAGVGPLPGEDPVSLRMLSSYSLQRQTLLNMSLVKLQLCHMLVEPNLCRSVLIANTVRHIQEEMTYDLTWQVGAAADALSHAHTQAECLATSDLLCRSALTEEEPEQQPATPFNAVGYSEEDEDGEEEDVVVDEDGDVPLSSVASPAPFLPGKLGMSLGVGMGLGPRWQGEPMCDPEEMDGADEFGKGSGDGSADDEDEDEDVAEYDRTEAEEEDGDRLAKTTEQIFSPLFETNRPTPVPEAALEELFSDVEASYYDLDSMLTGMQGAGAGGGGVCGGGGGGSGGSVPRTGPYELLESLSSSHTQTHSQPPLNPSTGCRPDLSELDHIMEIIVGS encoded by the exons ATGTTTCAGAAAGGCACAAAGCGAAAGTTTGCGGACGCGGgcagtgaagaggaggaagaggaagaggcggcGTTGAGGAGCGCAGGCGTGGGGCCGCTGCCAGGCGAGGACCCGGTGAGCCTGCGCATGCTGTCGTCATACAGCCTGCAGCGGCAGACACTGCTCAACATGTCCCTGGTGAAGTTGCAGCTGTGCCACATGTTGGTGGAGCCCAACCTGTGCCGCTCCGTCCTCATCGCCAACACCGTCCGACACATCCAGGAGGAGATGACCTATGACCTTACCTGGCAG GTAGGGGCAGCAGCTGATGCCCTAAGCCATGCCCACACCCAGGCCGAGTGCCTTGCAACCTCTGACCTCCTCTGTCGCTCCGCCCTCACGGAAGAGGAGCCAGAGCAGCAGCCGGCCACCCCCTTCAATGCAGTCGGCTACAGCGAGGAGGATGAGGAcggggaggaagaggatgttgtggtggatgaagACGGGGACGTGCCGCTCTCCTCCGTGGCCTCGCCAGCGCCCTTCCTGCCAGGCAAGCTGGGCATGAGcttgggggtggggatgggccTGGGGCCGCGCTGGCAGGGGGAGCCGATGTGCGACCCCGAGGAGATGGATGGCGCTGACGAGTTCGGCAAAGGCAGCGGAGATGGCTCTGCCGATgacgaggatgaggatgaggacgtTGCAGAGTACGACAGGAcagaggctgaggaggaggatggcgACAGGCTGGCCAAGACTACAGAGCAGATCTTCAGCCCGCTGTTCGAGACAAACAGACCCACGCCAGTCCCCGAGGCTGCACTGGAGGAGCTGTTTTCGGATGTGGAGGCATCCTATTATGACCTGGACTCCATGCTTACAGGGATGCAGGGGGCTGGTGCTGGTGGGGGCGGTGTTTGTGGTGGGGGCGGAGGCGGATCTGGAGGTAGTGTTCCCAGGACGGGCCCCTACGAGTTGCTGGAGAGCCTGAGCTCCAGccacacccaaacccacagccaGCCGCCCCTCAACCCCTCCACTGGCTGCAGGCCGGACCTCAGCGAACTGGACCACATCATGGAGATCATCGTTGGGTCATAG